AGACGGGTGCAGGCAGCCATCGAGGAAAGCGGCTATGTGGTCAACACCGCCGCCCGCATGCTGACCGGGCGGCGCATGAACCTGATCGGCGTGATTGCCCCCCGCTACAGCGTGCCCTACGTGACCGAGCTGATTCAGGGCGCGAGCGCCGCCGCCGAAGCCGCCGGAATGAGCATGGCGGTGTTTACCACCTCGCAGAATGCGGTGCTGGAGCGGGAGCGCGGCGCACTGCTGCGAACCCTGGCCGACGGCGTCCTGCTGATCATGCCCACGGCGGGCAGCGGGCAGATGTTCGAGAACGTGGTGCCGGTGGTAACGACCGGGGCAGAGGGCGCGTACAGCGTGCAGGGCGACAACGAGCAGGGCGGGCGGCTGGCCGCGCAGCATCTGCTGTCGCTGGGGCATCGCCGGATTGCCCACATCCGGGGGGCCGACGCACCCGCCGACCACGCGGGCGAGATGCGGGCGCGGGAACGCGGCTTTCTGGAGGTGCTGCATGCGGCGGGCATAGACGTTCCGGCGGCCTATCTGCCGGGCAGCAACTCGCAGGAAGACGGCGGCGAGCAGGCAGCGCGGGCACTGCTGAGCCTGCCGGAGCCGCCCAGCGCCATCTTTGCCGCCAACGATGTCGCCGCCTTCGGCACGCTCAGAATGGCTGCCGCGCTCGGGCTGCGGGTGCCGCACGATCTGTCGGTGCTGGGCTTCGACGACGTGACTGCCAGCGCCCTGACCACCCCGGCCCTCACTACCATCCGGCAGCCGCTTCAGAGCATGGGTGCCGCCGCCGTCCAGATGCTGCTGGAACTGGGCAGCGGCAGCGTCCCCGCCGTCGCACACCGCATTTTCGAGACGACCCTGATCGTGAGGCAGTCCACCGCGCCGCCCAGTTCGTAGTTCTCCACTGCCGCAGTTCCCGTTTCCGCTGACCTTTCGCCCTCTCAGCCCCGAGGAGTTCCCATGACCCACTCTCCCCCCTCCCCCGACCT
This region of Deinococcus ruber genomic DNA includes:
- a CDS encoding LacI family DNA-binding transcriptional regulator codes for the protein MTPPPLPVTLADVARLAGVSKMTVSNVLNERPGMSPDTRRRVQAAIEESGYVVNTAARMLTGRRMNLIGVIAPRYSVPYVTELIQGASAAAEAAGMSMAVFTTSQNAVLERERGALLRTLADGVLLIMPTAGSGQMFENVVPVVTTGAEGAYSVQGDNEQGGRLAAQHLLSLGHRRIAHIRGADAPADHAGEMRARERGFLEVLHAAGIDVPAAYLPGSNSQEDGGEQAARALLSLPEPPSAIFAANDVAAFGTLRMAAALGLRVPHDLSVLGFDDVTASALTTPALTTIRQPLQSMGAAAVQMLLELGSGSVPAVAHRIFETTLIVRQSTAPPSS